In Leishmania panamensis strain MHOM/PA/94/PSC-1 chromosome 18 sequence, the following proteins share a genomic window:
- a CDS encoding UDP-glucose pyrophosphorylase (TriTrypDB/GeneDB-style sysID: LpmP.18.0990): MEIDMKAISAAAQACVKKMRDAKVNEACIRTFIAQHVMVSNGETGSIPDSTITRIESLDELEGLTTECDNAVLQSTVVLKLNGGLGTGMGLHDAKTLLDVKDGKTFLDFTALQVQYLRQHCSERLRFMLMNSFNTSASTRRFLEARYPWLYQVFDSEVELMQNQVPKILQDTLEPVTWPEDPGCEWAPPGHGDIYTALYGSGKLQELVNQGYRYIFVSNGDNLGATIDKRVLAYMEEKQIDFLMEVCRRTESDKKGGHLARQVVCAKSKDSQPDASTGGLLLLRELAQCPKEDMNNFQDINKHSFFNTNNLWIRLPALLATMEKHGGTLPLPVIRNEKTVDPSNPASPKVYQLETAMGAAITMFENASALVVPRSRFAPVKTCADLLALRSDAYVVTNDSRLVLDDRCHGHPPVVDLDNAHYKMMGGFEKLVQNGVPSLVKCKRLIVKGLVQFGTDNVLTGTVKIENAHSASAFVTPDGAKLTDTTVSPP; the protein is encoded by the coding sequence ATGGAGATCGACATGAAGgccatcagcgccgccgctcaggCGTGCGTAAAGAAGATGCGCGACGCCAAGGTAAACGAGGCGTGCATCCGCACCTTCATTGCGCAGCACGTCATGGTCAGTAATGGTGAGACAGGGTCGATTCCCGACTCTACCATCACGCGAATTGAGTCCCTCGATGAGCTGGAGGGACTCACCACTGAGTGCGACAACGCTGTCCTGCAGAGCACCGTTGTATTGAAGTTGAACGGCGGTCTTGGCACCGGTATGGGGCTGCACGACGCCAAGACGCTGCTTGATGTCAAAGATGGAAAAACGTTTCTTGACTTTACGGCACTGCAGGTGCAGTATCTTCGCCAGCACTGCAGCGAGCGTCTGCGCTTCATGTTGATGAACAGCTTCAACACCTCCGCTAGCACCAGGAGGTTCCTGGAGGCTCGTTACCCGTGGCTGTACCAGGTTTTTGACTCAGAGGTGGAGCTGATGCAGAACCAGGTGCCCAAAATATTGCAAGACACCCTCGAACCGGTAACATGGCCCGAGGACCCGGGGTGCGAGTGGGCGCCGCCGGGGCATGGCGACATCTACACCGCTTTGTATGGCTCTGGCAAGCTACAGGAACTTGTCAACCAGGGCTACCGCTACATCTTCGTCAGCAACGGTGACAACCTCGGAGCCACCATTGACAAGCGCGTGCTGGCGTacatggaggagaagcagatcGACTTTCTGATGGAGGTGTGCCGCCGCACGGAGAGCGATAAGAAAGGCGGCCACCTGGCCCGGCAGGTCGTGTGCGCTAAGTCAAAGGACTCTCAGCCAGATGCCAGCACTGGAGGGCTACTGTTGCTGCGGGAGTTGGCCCAGTGTCCCAAGGAGGATATGAACAATTTCCAAGACATCAACAAGCATTCCTTCTTTAACACTAACAACTTATGGATACGGCtcccggcgctgctggcgacgaTGGAGAAGCACGGCGGCACACTGCCGTTGCCAGTTATCCGCAACGAGAAGACGGTCGACCCATCTAACCCAGCATCGCCCAAAGTGTACCAGCTAGAAACTGCCATGGGCGCCGCGATCACCATGTTCGAAAACGCATCAGCCCTCGTCgtgcctcgcagccgcttcGCACCAGTGAAGACGTGCGCCGACCTGCTCGCTCTGCGCTCCGACGCCTATGTCGTGACGAACGACTCTCGGCTCGTACTGGACGATCGCTGCCACGGTCATCCACCCGTCGTCGACCTCGATAACGCGCACTACAAGATGATGGGCGGCTTTGAGAAACTCGTGCAGAACGGCGTGCCATCACTGGTCAAGTGCAAGCGCTTGATAGTGAAGGGACTGGTTCAGTTCGGCACTGACAACGTGCTGACGGGCACAGTCAAGATCGAGAATGCGCACAGCGCCTCGGCGTTCGTGACACCCGATGGTGCGAAGCTGACCGACACGACAGTGTCACCGCCGTAG
- a CDS encoding hypothetical protein (TriTrypDB/GeneDB-style sysID: LpmP.18.0980), with amino-acid sequence MVNRRIAKGHRLARKKKLKITKKTSVDESAARAGAGKNARKRKTAATRVRVVNGVTKKQQHRFGEIESLKKQKSKLLKQQAAERMVLKEHMRDLEARKNRIRRGETAKTERRELAKYIRQLKQEQQVKHASELTNVEMELKRLINERDKVRTARVADGMNEEDVDWEDIGDADNDDVNEDELQRMFAHLTM; translated from the coding sequence ATGGTGAATAGACGTATCGCCAAGGGCCACCGCCTTGCGCGCAAGAAGAAGCTTAAAATAACGAAAAAGACCTCGGTAGATGAGTCTGCCGCTCGTGCGGGTGCCGGGAAAAACgcaagaaagcgaaagacaGCCGCCACGCGAGTACGTGTTGTCAATGGTGTCActaagaagcagcagcatcgctttGGTGAGATCGAGTCTCtaaagaagcagaagagtaaactgctgaagcagcaggcggcggagcggATGGTGCTCAAGGAGCACATGCGGGACCTTGAGGCCCGCAAGAACCGCATTCGCCGCGGTGAGACTGCCAAGACGGAACGTCGCGAGCTTGCCAAGTACATACGACAGCTCaagcaagagcagcaggtcAAGCATGCCTCTGAACTTACGAACGTAGAGATGGAGCTGAAGCGCCTGATCAACGAGCGCGACAAAGTGCGTACGGCGCGCGTGGCAGACGGCAtgaacgaggaggacgtcgaCTGGGAAGACATTGGCGACGCAGATAACGACGACGTCAATGAGGACGAGCTGCAACGCATGTTCGCGCATCTGACAATGTAA
- a CDS encoding hypothetical protein (TriTrypDB/GeneDB-style sysID: LpmP.18.0970) codes for MSCSASKSTSTKRTGFRISKRARDSFTTTTGTSAPQETSGSRRHPHRCSVATSGEKLAPQPQNVWGARAASATTAVAPEDVQAVYATFAAGGRSPDSRRSPSAGQSSSAPMAAAKENSSAMSLPLPLSTGILASSSCLVTSRETGGPSPGSPRASSTYDAHGDMAQLYLSPITASLCATSHHAVFTGPHFSGRSASWRSGTAVDAAVSSAHRHARDSSGADSGTVDTDGSSSYRASQSQANALMDTWVHSPLRVAQQRGAETRPRPSFASEPTVGASKGFGAPGGVNYAGLARRSPASSGSSTHFPPVSTQHMPVLVVPSVKSVSAARELLTPLPLVHPQRRSLLAAKDGQRGGWTLSSSWAPAGSPVSFSARSPSITSTSRPSSRSDCNSSIARSDGSRRAVAFQLSETIQEKGTITTTPKRQPEKSGEDNASPQNRQRFGLRHCSPSMSICSLSIGSAAASIMDEVPPPPPPPPTQLPLGRGIKTRGGGSLLLPPRESVPLSRLPHHLDSLGSSIFNASTASGCRSSFASSTLWESTGRMKSFMLSPVKSPLRSPSGNLSIPSETIAGTSRNGIISSEANELPSYSDARQSGAASQAQLFHYPSSVISLQTSLVSVPNTVNPDDVEEDMVGLRQAVVPLPLLTNHPPATALVVASVASSSVENDKHEAGVDELADARPLAIAIISDAIGKPAQSSELSTPQLSPSSVGGKTTQSVDKLKSNEDLNSKPRSGGAFGNTKAQLTTTFVQGPSLVSTEVPSHGRLSKAQALSPRQEELARSFRDRIQVGVRAPRRQRTAQRVSSASRDRYRASNDTSHGSRAEGRGNTRRRESRLRHVKGQTAQQPAAALPFIAVAAAAVAYAKLLRPVHALRLRRRFDEVIAPVAAYRIQCKWRRYLQLRRVEQKMAVQLLVAWMRFRLQLLRRAKDASARLLQRVFRGELVRSLHRYLYEQMKRNRALDVIRYYVQRWEAQKLYRVLQMQRDERALVVNQCVQGNMQLCRAEQVEWNAIVQDGAEILQSRPCVSTQDWVEGVAALTGIVLDPRASNFIRSSVANSAASTRARPTTMAQLRECLAAFARLEHQLFRSSDTKEDKTASSRKGSAPSSAAPSPPLQPTLALAMRATKSTQGERKDGFAKAHDDAHNPSYTAMSIASDGAPDSPTPSNPTATDDDFFAAYVQLLCRVEATERVELERRLLGEHHELLRKQLLLDKAILYATSMRVAPLFSPLLLDMPSEAVLIQAVRLFKEEREARCAIIQLYESMPLACLRRPMLNPVAKVRYSDLVRLSNGVDDPWEDAGRSEQRFYRETVAYKCLASSMSKLESSCALSYTPRPSLAPLGADDPDSVPSSRLMSPSHEATHNGGGGHLSIPVVPPLLSVQRQASYGTLSGLRVRMRVTAPLPLHVTSLFPSPKLAESVAPGGGGVTRMNENGHHANSFRASSHHGRGDVQSKTAIPSPHRRPRGPPLPLLRKLLRHSGCARSGTSRPSFQSPPVITNPALNSREGASESRPPCLNTYPNPTHFQLTTIRNPSTEEEGCGTEVGVEGSAQRSTNASSTNAACGSNANQDNCSSNIISRDADAGVVLQLPSPASAARQRFTAAAHATAAAASHFSSPCKSSTRVSVTVSSYSKGNVTEGLTASDEESAALLDRADLVDRILTTQPVGETGSGSIFSAAKVVPRLTVWHATAAPLESLAPSSMLPEMPLCLCQQIRTSMPMRFDKDASDAAALLSIPPPVLFSPAGVSAFQMSTTTEAAAQASTSLGSCRVKAVDFPPSPTLSSSVLTVAKTGADGWSRTALAPQPRPPPTPPPRRCYAAPHIGEASE; via the coding sequence ATGTCGTGTAGCGCCAGCAAATCCACCTCAACCAAGCGTACTGGATTTCGTATATCAAAGCGGGCAAGGGACTCATTCACCACCACTACTGGCACCTCCGCACCGCAGGAGACGAGTGGAAGCCGCAGGCACCCACACAGGTGCAGTGTGGCCACAAGCGGAGAAAAACTggcgccacagccgcagaaCGTCTGGGGGGCTcgtgccgcctccgccacgaCAGCCGTCGCTCCTGAGGACGTCCAGGCTGTATATGCCACCTTTGCGGCAGGAGGCAGGAGCCCCGACTCTCGTCGCAGTCCGAGTGCGGGCCAGTCCTCCTCGGCCCCGATGGCGGCtgcaaaagaaaacagcagcgccatgtcACTCCCACTGCCCCTTTCTACTGGAATTttggccagcagcagctgcctcgtTACCAGCAGAGAAACGGGGGGGCCCTCGCCAGGCTCTCCTCGCGCCTCCTCTACCTATGACGCACATGGCGACATGGCGCAGCTTTACCTCAGCCCTATCACCGCCTCGCTCTGCGCCACCTCTCACCATGCTGTCTTCACAGGGCCGCACTTTAGCGGGCGCAGCgcgagctggcgcagcggaaCCGCCGTGGATGCGGCGGTCTCCTctgcacacaggcacgcacgcgaCTCTAGCGGCGCAGACAGTGGCACCGTGGACACGGAtggctcctcctcctaccGTGCTAGCCAAAGCCAAGCGAATGCACTGATGGATACGTGGGTGCACTCCCCGCTACGGGTggctcagcagcgcggcgccgaGACGCGGCCGCGGCCGTCATTTGCGTCAGAACCAACAGTTGGTGCCTCAAAGGGCTTCGGCGCGCCTGGTGGCGTCAACTACGCAGGCCTCGCACGGCGATCACCGGCCTCGAGTGGTTCGTCCACGCACTTCCCGCCGGTCAGCACACAGCATATGCCAGTACTCGTTGTGCCGTCGGTGAAGTCGGTGTCTGCCGCACGCGAGCTGCTGACGCCATTGCCACTGGTACATCCGCAACGGCGCTCTCTGCTGGCAGCCAAAGACGGCCAGCGTGGGGGCTGGACTCTCAGTAGTAGCTGGGCGCCTGCGGGCTCCCCGGTCTCCTTCAGTGCGAGGAGCCCGTCCATCACCAGCACCTCGCGGCCGTCGAGCAGGAGCGACTGCAACAGCTCCATAGcacgcagcgacggcagccgccgcgcgGTAGCCTTTCAGCTTTCCGAAACAATACAAGAGAAGGGCACGATAACGACGACTCCGAAGCGGCAGCCGGAGAAGAGCGGAGAGGACAATGCCTCACCCCAAAATAGGCAGCGGTTCGggctgcgccactgctcgCCCAGCATGTCAATATGCTCTCTTTCCATaggctcggcagcggcgtcgatAATGGACGAagtcccccctccacccccaccgccgccgacgcagctgccacTTGGAAGAGGAATCAAAACCAGGGGAGGAGggtcgttgctgctgcctcctcgcgaGAGTGTTCCACTGAGTCGACTTCCCCATCATCTCGACAGCcttggcagcagcatcttcaacgcgagcaccgccagcggtTGCCggagcagcttcgcctcttcgACATTGTGGGAGAGCACTGGTCGCATGAAGTCCTTCATGTTGTCGCCCGTGAAGAGTCCACTCAGATCGCCAAGCGGCAACCTTTCCATTCCCTCTGAGACCATAGCAGGCACCAGCAGGAATGGGATCATTTCCTCCGAGGCAAATGAGCTGCCGTCTTACTCAGACGCTCGCCAGAGCGGGGCGGCGTCGCAAGCACAGTTGTTCCACTACCCCTCAAGCGTCATCTCCCTCCAGACCTCACTCGTGAGCGTGCCCAACACGGTCAACCCCGACGACGTGGAGGAAGACATGGTTGGACTCCGTCAagcagtggtgccgctgcccttgTTAACCAATCATCCCCCCGCGACTGCATTGGTGGTCGCCAGTGTAGCATCGTCGAGCGTTGAGAACGACAAGCACGAGGCTGGCGTCGATGAGTTGGCAGACGCCAGGCCACTtgccatcgccatcatcTCCGATGCCATAGGTAAGCCAGCGCAGTCCTCCGAGTTGTCGACACCCCAACTGTCACCGTCCTCTGTGGGCGGAAAGACTACACAAAGCGTAGACAAGCTCAAATCCAATGAGGACCTCAACTCCAAGCCCcgtagcggcggcgcctttgGCAATACCAAAGCGCAGCTCACGACGACATTCGTACAGGGGCCGTCGCTCGTGAGCACTGAAGTCCCTTCTCATGGGCGTCTTTCAAAGGCGCAGGCACTCTCGCCCCGTCAGGAGGAACTGGCGCGGTCGTTCCGCGATCGCATCCAAGTGGGTGTCCGTGCGCCGCGTCGTCAGCGGACAGCCCAGCGCGTGAGCTCAGCCTCGCGCGACCGGTATCGAGCCAGCAATGATACGAGCCATGGCTCCAGAGCAGAAGGAAGGGGCAACACCCGACGACGGGAAAGTAGATTGCGGCACGTGAAAGGACAGACCGCACAGCagcccgccgccgccctacCCTTCATCGCagttgccgcagctgccgtggcaTACGCAAAGCTCCTCAGGCCCGTGCATGCCCTTCGCCTGCGTCGTCGGTTCGACGAGGTGATCGCGCCTGTCGCCGCGTATCGCATCCAGTGCAAGTGGCGGCGgtacctgcagctgcgcagggTGGAGCAGAAGAtggctgtgcagctgcttgtGGCGTGGATGCGGTTCcggctgcagctcctgcgccgcgccaagGACGCAAGCGCGAGGCTTCTACAGCGTGTGTTTCGCGGCGAGCTAGTGCGCTCCCTTCACCGATACCTGTATGAGCAGATGAAGCGCAATCGTGCGCTCGACGTCATTCGGTACTACGTGCAACGCTGGGAGGCACAGAAGCTCTACCGGGTACTACAGATGCAACGCGATGAGCGGGCCTTGGTGGTGAATCAGTGCGTACAAGGGAACATGCAGCTGTGCCGGGCAGAACAAGTCGAGTGGAACGCTATCGTGCAGGATGGCGCCGAGATACTGCAAAGCAGGCCGTGCGTGAGTACACAGGACTGGGTGGAAGGCGTTGCGGCGCTGACAGGGATTGTGCTCGACCCCCGCGCGTCGAATTTCATCCGCTCATCGGTCGCGAATTCAGCGGCGTCAACAAGAGCAAGGCCGACCACCATGGCACAGCTACGCGAGTGTCTCGCTGCCTTTGCGCGGCTGGAGCATCAACTGTTCCGTTCCAGTGACACTAAGGAAGATAAAACTGCAAGCAGCAGAAAGGGCtcagccccctcctccgctgcgccgtcaccgccgttGCAGCCCACTCTGGCCCTGGCGATGCGGGCAACAAAGTCAACTCAAGGTGAACGCAAAGACGGCTTCGCGAAGGCGCACGATGACGCCCACAATCCCTCTTACACTGCGATGTCGATTGCGAGCGACGGCGCACCTGACTCGCCCACACCATCAAACCCGACGGCCACAGACGACGACTTTTTTGCCGCCTACGTACAGCTTCTTTGCCGCGTCGAGGCCACGGAGCGAGTGGAACTGGAGCGCCGACTGCTTGGCGAGCACCATGAGCTCCTgcgcaagcagctgctgctggacaaGGCCATCCTCTACGCCACTTCAATGCGGGTGGCACCACTCTTCTCacccctgctgctggacaTGCCATCTGAGGCAGTGTTGATTCAGGCAGTTCGTCTTTTcaaggaagagcgagaggcgcgATGCGCGATCATTCAGCTGTACGAGTCAATGCCGCTCGCGTGTCTGCGACGGCCGATGCTGAACCCCGTGGCGAAAGTTCGTTACAGCGACCTCGTGCGGCTCTCGAACGGCGTGGACGACCCATGGGAAGACGCGGGGCGCAGCGAGCAACGCTTCTACCGCGAGACCGTCGCGTACAAGTGCCTTGCGAGCAGCATGAGCAAGCTGGAGAGCAGCTGTGCCCTCTCCTACACGCCGCGGCCGTCTTTGGCTCCGCTTGGTGCCGACGATCCCGACAGTGTTCCTAGCTCCCGCTTGATGAGCCCGTCGCATGAAGCGACACacaacggtggtggtggccatcTGTCGATACctgtggtgccgccgctgctgtctgtACAGCGGCAAGCCTCCTACGGCACTCTGAGCGGACTTCGAGTTCGCATGCGCGTCACGGCACCTCTGCCATTGCACGTGACATCCCTTTTCCCGTCCCCCAAGTTGGCGGAGTCGGTTGCgccaggaggcggcggtgtcacgAGGATGAACGAGAACGGCCATCACGCGAACAGCTTTCGGGCCAGTTCGCACCACGGGAGAGGCGACGTGCAAAGCAAGACAGCTATCCCGTCtccacaccgccgcccacgcggaccaccgctgccgctgctgcgcaaactgctgcggcactccggctgcgcgcgcagcggcacctcgcGTCCCTCATTCCAGTCACCCCCTGTGATCACTAACCCCGCTCTAaacagcagagagggagctAGCGAGTCGCGGCCACCTTGCCTGAACACCTACCCGAACCCCACGCACTTTCAGCTCACCACCATCCGGAATCCCTcgacggaggaagagggatgTGGTACAGAAGTCGGTGTTGAGGGGTCTGCTCAGCGCTCTACCAACGCCTCGTCCACCAATGCAgcctgcggcagcaacgcgaACCAAGACAATTGCAGCAGCAATATCATCTCGCGCGATGCTGATGCAGGggtcgtgctgcagctgccctcccctgccagcgcggcgcggcagcgcttTACCGCCGCGGCACatgccacagcggcggcagcaagcCACTTCTCCAGCCCATGTAAATCCAGCACTCGCGTGTCAGTCACGGTCAGTAGCTACTCCAAGGGGAACGTCACGGAGGGCCTCACCGCTTCggacgaggagagcgcgGCACTGCTAGACCGCGCCGACCTGGTGGACCGCATCCTCACAACCCAGCCTGTCGGGGAGACCGGTTCTGGATCCATTTTCTCAGCGGCAAAAGTAGTACCGAGGCTCACGGTGTGGCacgccactgcagcgccgctaGAGTCCCTGGCACCGTCCTCGATGCTACCTGAGATGCCACTCTGCCTGTGTCAACAGATCCGTACCTCTATGCCGATGCGCTTCGACAAGGACGCCTCTGATGCTGCCGCGTTGCTCAGCATCCCACCGCCCGTCTTATTCAGCCCTGCTGGTGTGAGTGCATTTCAGATGTCCACAACTAccgaagcggcagcacaggCTTCCACCTCACTGGGGTCTTGCCGAGTCAAAGCAGTGGACTTTCCGCCCTCTCCGACGCTTTCCTCGTCTGTGTTGACTGTGGCAAAGACGGGAGCCGACGGCTGGAGCCGGACTGCCCTCGCCCCGCAGCCGcgccccccacccacgccaccgccgcgtcgaTGCTATGCCGCTCCGCATATAGGCGAAGCCTCCGAGTGA
- the GPI18 gene encoding mannosyltransferase-II, putative (TriTrypDB/GeneDB-style sysID: LpmP.18.0960), translated as MALLQRSVVASVSRLLASVLAPYAGFSFNLLDYLSTCTDTALVLCIVVARLLLLCLMWFSRTVAPILFRAPGGSFVFDTSEELYDDARFSMVRNWDGAHLFFIAQHGYLCENQVVFFPGLPVLIRSLEHVTRQLAPVLHRIAPVAFYVCLVNITASCLAGVLLRRLTILTFLGPEAVQCTCRWRSAKRPSSTPELEKSSNYAKMQLSEAAEATIQSTTEATLCYRLMCGMTGTVLDAPDIHAPLPATVAEAKEAALRRRRIVGGAALAWVITPAMVFTVVVYTESLFALVTMFGLYLLAWHEPLPWAVQLRIASYLSSVTTPDSAATTTSKAPAQARLAPPPPLAQQWALAASTIGGGATARSRIPGIPSLLRNITPGASGEITMVWKQSFLSSAEVAAVLLFTLAGSFRSNAFTFAGFLFFPLAVQLALPAVYEAQASAVLAGLSARMAMSAAAKHGGAGKDRPCRVARCPTLRPPLQRIPHPLRIFIVALECTCVTLPYFAMNYFGYQRFVLQVWNATDKAHIGHALWNLYPMLQKKHWGVSLFSAYTSVNFPNVVLALPVALLTIRCICIYYLAPAWLNLRAAAAPSAGAWRTTQQRMWIAAVALVRSSNVVHLVALLALALTVMHVQVTNRFVMACPALYWLLGTQLATRPTSLVSELTLLWCILWGMLGGIFFPNHLPWT; from the coding sequence ATGGCCCTCCTTCAACGCAGCGTTGTCGCATCGGTGAGCCGCTTGCTGGCCTCCGTACTTGCGCCCTACGCCGGCTTTTCCTTCAACCTTTTGGACTACTTGAGCACCTGCACCGACACGGCGCTCGTCCTCTGCATCGTGGTGGCgcgactcctcctcctctgcctcatGTGGTTCAGCCGCACTGTCGCTCCGATCCTCTTTCGCGCTCCAGGTGGCTCATTCGTCTTCGACACAAGCGAGGAGCTCTACGACGACGCGCGCTTCTCGATGGTGCGCAACTGGGATGGCGCGCACCTGTTCTTCATTGCCCAACACGGATACCTATGTGAGAATCAagttgttttttttcctggCTTGCCGGTGCTGATACGCAGCCTTGAGCACGTCACGCGGCAACTCGCCCCTGTTCTGCACAGAATTGCGCCAGTCGCCTTCTATGTGTGCCTGGTGAATATCACTGCCTCCTGTCTTgccggcgtgctgctgcgacgtcTCACCATTCTAACGTTTTTGGGGCCCGAAGCGGTGCAATGCACCTGCCGATGGCGCTCAGCCAAGCGGCCTTCGTCGACCCCTGAGTTAGAGAAGTCGAGCAACTACGCGAAGATGCAACTCAgtgaggcagcggaggcgacgaTTCAAAGCACGACAGAGGCAACCCTCTGCTACCGCCTTATGTGCGGAATGACCGGCACGGTCCTAGACGCGCCTGACATCCACGCCCCGCTCCCTGCAACTGTAGCGGAAGCGAAGGAAGCCGctctgcgccgtcgccgcatTGTTGGtggggcagcgctggcgtggGTCATCACACCCGCCATGGTATTCACTGTTGTAGTGTACACAGAAAGCCTGTTTGCGCTAGTCACAATGTTTGGCCTGTACCTTCTCGCTTGGCATGAGCCGCTGCCATgggctgtgcagctgcgcatcgcgTCGTATCTGTCAAGTGTCACGACCCCTGACTCcgcggcaacaacaacatcaAAAGCACCGGCACAAGCACGActtgccccccctccccctctcgctcagcAGTGGGCCTTGGCGGCAAGCaccatcggcggcggtgccaccgcaCGCAGTCGCATTCCTGGGATCCCCTCGCTCCTACGAAACATCACCCCTGGAGCGTCCGGGGAGATCACGATGGTGTGGAAGCAGAGcttcctcagcagcgcagaagtagcggcggtgctgctatTCACGCTGGCCGGCTCCTTTCGCTCCAATGCGTTCACCTTCGctggttttcttttctttcccctcgctgtgcagctggcgctgccggcggtgtACGAAGCGCAGGCCTCGGCAGTGCTGGCTGGACTGTCAGCGCGTATGGCCATGTCTGCGGCTGCAAAGCATGGTGGCGCAGGGAAGGATCGTCCATGTCGTGTGGCGCGCTGCCCCACTCTCCGCCCGCCCCTGCAACGCATACCGCATCCGCTTCGTATTTTTATTGTAGCGCTGGAGTGCACCTGCGTGACGCTGCCGTACTTTGCCATGAACTACTTTGGCTATCAGCGCTTCGTGCTGCAGGTGTGGAACGCCACCGACAAGGCACACATTGGCCACGCCCTCTGGAATCTGTACCCGATGCTGCAGAAGAAGCACTGGGGCGTcagcctcttctccgcctaTACTTCCGTCAATTTTCCCAACGTTGTGCTGGCACTcccggtggcgctgctgaccATACGGTGCATCTGTATCTATTACTTAGCACCAGCGTGGCTAAACCTcagagccgcagcggcgccctCAGCCGGAGCATGGCGtacgacgcagcagcgtaTGTGGATTGCCGCCGTGGCACTAGTGCGCTCCTCGAACGTGGTACACCTTGTCGCGCTATTAGCACTGGCCCTGACCGTTATGCACGTGCAAGTCACAAACCGCTTTGTCATGGCATGCCCGGCGCTGTACTGGTTGCTAGGCACGCAGCTTGCAACGAGGCCGACGAGCCTCGTTAGCGAGCTCACCCTGCTGTGGTGCATCTTGTGGGGCATGCTTGGCGGTATTTTTTTTCCTAATCACCTTCCCTGGACCTGA